In a genomic window of Vibrio marisflavi CECT 7928:
- a CDS encoding secretin N-terminal domain-containing protein → MSRQAKRVSFLLVLLLSFSVVANEPTTFETSNTPISEFVSWYAAESGQTIVLGHGVTGTVSFTAKDLKPSEYPAFFNSVLRSHGYMLNIENGIYVVRPNAHTIAEVEPSFVKLYRLDHVRNTKVTDLISSMLSATQTQSVNNQPIKNYNVEVLPTTNAVIITGTRNQLQQIDALMKGIDRPQRQVFIEAVITETSIDKSHEVGVNLEAAFNKAGFITNTVVADLTSDNVVMYDSGNFDALVKAISSDESAKLLSRPNMLIMDRERGYITVGQNVPFIIAKEVTDGGNTIQQIERKDVGVSLDVIPHIMGEDVILQIAQESQSVTNSTAAADIITNKRTLQTVVKVKSQQTIVLGGLISDEEKVSESGVPVLKDIPVLGWFFRSEKTVHQQKELRVVIKTTVL, encoded by the coding sequence ATGAGCAGACAAGCAAAGCGCGTCAGTTTCCTATTGGTGCTTCTATTGTCTTTCTCAGTGGTGGCCAATGAACCGACTACCTTTGAAACATCAAACACACCTATATCTGAATTTGTGTCATGGTATGCGGCTGAATCCGGCCAAACCATTGTGCTCGGCCACGGTGTGACAGGAACGGTCAGCTTTACGGCCAAAGATTTAAAGCCAAGCGAGTACCCTGCTTTCTTTAACTCCGTACTCCGCTCTCATGGCTACATGCTCAACATTGAAAATGGGATTTATGTTGTTAGGCCAAATGCTCATACGATAGCCGAAGTCGAACCGTCGTTCGTGAAGCTCTACCGCCTAGACCATGTTCGTAATACCAAGGTCACGGACTTAATATCCTCGATGCTTAGCGCTACGCAAACCCAAAGCGTGAATAACCAACCTATAAAAAACTACAACGTGGAAGTGTTACCAACAACTAATGCGGTGATTATTACAGGGACTCGTAACCAGTTACAACAAATTGATGCTCTGATGAAAGGCATTGACCGACCACAGCGCCAAGTATTTATCGAGGCCGTAATTACTGAAACCTCAATCGACAAGTCACACGAAGTTGGCGTTAACCTTGAGGCTGCATTTAACAAAGCGGGATTTATTACCAATACCGTCGTGGCAGATTTAACCTCTGATAATGTTGTGATGTATGACAGCGGAAACTTCGACGCACTGGTTAAAGCGATATCGAGTGACGAAAGTGCCAAACTACTTTCTCGGCCAAACATGCTCATCATGGATAGAGAGCGAGGCTATATTACGGTTGGCCAAAACGTCCCTTTTATTATTGCCAAAGAAGTGACTGATGGTGGTAATACCATCCAACAAATAGAACGTAAAGATGTGGGCGTATCGCTCGATGTGATTCCCCACATTATGGGCGAAGATGTGATCCTACAAATTGCCCAAGAGTCGCAATCGGTCACGAACTCCACCGCTGCAGCCGATATCATCACTAACAAGCGAACACTTCAAACAGTCGTCAAAGTGAAAAGTCAGCAAACGATTGTTCTTGGCGGGCTAATCTCCGATGAGGAAAAAGTCAGTGAATCAGGGGTGCCGGTTCTCAAAGACATCCCCGTCTTAGGTTGGTTTTTCAGGTCAGAAAAGACCGTTCATCAGCAAAAAGAACTTCGCGTGGTAATTAAAACGACGGTTCTTTGA
- a CDS encoding zonular occludens toxin domain-containing protein, whose translation MPDKPSLTDLEALGNGNPSYDESKNGLLVLDECGTWFNSRTWNDKSRQDVINWFLHARKFGWDIIFIVQDISIVDKQARLALAEHTVFCRRLDRMQIPILSALIQTVSLGVIKLKLPKLHVGIVKYGDSAQSITVDKWMLWGSDLYASYDTKQAFSDHYNKGTYSVLPTWYTHGRYSVTLTLINVMRLTKIYARKFSRFTMFALGALLSLGVSLYFSPNTEVIETTEPITKTVKRLDLSGYKIASYMNAPNRPLSFELDNNGKRLNSVQLAELGYTFSTASRCSITISQGSHHEKLHC comes from the coding sequence GTGCCGGACAAGCCAAGCCTTACGGACTTAGAAGCACTAGGCAATGGCAACCCCAGTTACGATGAATCGAAAAACGGTTTATTGGTACTCGATGAGTGCGGTACGTGGTTTAACTCCAGAACGTGGAATGACAAGTCGCGCCAAGACGTAATCAACTGGTTCTTACACGCGAGAAAGTTTGGTTGGGATATTATCTTTATCGTTCAAGATATCTCGATTGTCGATAAGCAAGCACGTTTGGCCTTGGCTGAGCACACTGTGTTTTGTCGCCGCTTGGATAGAATGCAGATCCCTATTCTCTCAGCTCTCATTCAGACTGTTAGCCTTGGAGTGATTAAATTAAAACTGCCAAAACTGCATGTTGGCATCGTGAAATATGGTGACAGTGCTCAGTCCATCACGGTGGATAAATGGATGCTTTGGGGCAGTGATTTATACGCCAGCTACGATACCAAACAAGCTTTTTCTGACCACTACAACAAAGGCACATACAGCGTGTTACCGACTTGGTATACCCATGGACGCTACAGTGTCACGTTAACTCTGATAAATGTTATGCGCTTAACAAAAATCTACGCGCGGAAGTTCTCGCGCTTTACCATGTTTGCCCTAGGTGCCCTGCTCTCGCTTGGTGTGTCGCTCTACTTTTCGCCCAATACCGAAGTAATAGAGACTACCGAGCCCATCACTAAAACAGTCAAACGACTCGATTTATCGGGCTATAAAATTGCCAGCTATATGAACGCACCCAACCGCCCTTTGTCATTTGAGTTGGACAACAATGGTAAGCGGCTCAACAGTGTCCAGCTTGCTGAACTTGGGTACACATTTAGCACTGCGTCTCGATGCTCCATCACCATAAGCCAAGGTAGCCACCATGAAAAACTGCACTGTTAG
- a CDS encoding DUF3693 domain-containing protein, which yields MFSWFFCQASVLVYLAADRSKDHRAQRAWESIAKKFNGQGLRAISMARAGLALVLMPDFAHTSQMRIMSAYVKLVS from the coding sequence TTGTTTTCTTGGTTTTTCTGCCAAGCATCAGTTCTTGTTTATTTGGCAGCAGACCGCAGTAAAGACCATAGAGCACAAAGGGCTTGGGAAAGTATTGCAAAAAAGTTTAACGGCCAAGGATTACGAGCAATATCAATGGCTAGAGCGGGTTTGGCCTTGGTTCTGATGCCCGATTTTGCTCACACCTCCCAAATGCGCATTATGTCTGCCTATGTTAAACTTGTTTCATAA
- a CDS encoding regulator, whose product MKRKHSHCTQIDEFGIFTKINCTLTIKQVAELCFKTVRTVTLWNTGKRSIPPECARLIRIYEGRELGIGKPWQGFQMIGERLALPTGQIVEPQQIIIALGVLEVSAPREQAKASQLLKYSRLLAKYKR is encoded by the coding sequence ATGAAACGTAAGCACAGCCATTGCACTCAAATCGATGAATTCGGAATTTTCACAAAAATAAACTGCACGTTAACGATAAAACAAGTCGCTGAACTTTGTTTTAAAACTGTGAGAACAGTCACTCTATGGAACACAGGAAAACGCTCCATACCACCAGAGTGTGCTCGACTTATTCGTATTTACGAGGGTAGGGAGCTCGGAATCGGAAAACCTTGGCAGGGGTTTCAAATGATAGGAGAGCGTTTGGCTCTGCCAACGGGGCAAATAGTAGAACCGCAGCAAATAATCATCGCTTTAGGTGTCCTAGAAGTTTCAGCACCGAGAGAACAAGCGAAAGCATCTCAACTCCTTAAGTACTCGCGACTATTAGCAAAATATAAAAGATAG
- a CDS encoding substrate-binding periplasmic protein, whose protein sequence is MKYLMRTAFYSVLATLVISPAYSCELIMGYRTNEKPPLIGKAPDNTGLYFELFNTAADRIGCSLAVERKPKKRIMNMIVSGKIDFYPGLKFTKKRAENFGYINNGLTSSYALLTRADSADFKSREDILKAKPTEILPYGSPDLLKLEIPKKSPKEATTLDIMKLISNGSADIYFYSKDSLLYALKQNPMPNLRVQECCSKVEPMYLGFSLNSKNYNKIPNKNYDANQPISATNSPVTFSPDSIAKKLSDALADMKKEGVTSEIYKKYY, encoded by the coding sequence ATGAAATATCTGATGCGCACGGCTTTTTATTCTGTACTTGCCACTTTAGTGATCTCCCCAGCTTATAGCTGTGAGTTAATTATGGGGTACAGAACAAATGAGAAGCCTCCCTTGATTGGCAAAGCACCGGATAATACTGGACTTTACTTTGAGTTGTTTAATACTGCAGCAGATCGTATAGGATGTAGCTTAGCTGTTGAAAGAAAACCTAAAAAACGAATCATGAATATGATAGTAAGTGGAAAAATAGACTTTTATCCTGGACTCAAATTTACTAAGAAAAGAGCAGAAAATTTCGGTTATATCAATAATGGGCTTACCAGCTCATACGCGTTACTCACTAGAGCTGATTCTGCTGACTTTAAAAGTAGAGAAGACATATTAAAGGCCAAACCAACTGAAATTTTACCTTATGGAAGCCCAGATTTACTGAAATTAGAGATCCCTAAAAAATCACCTAAGGAAGCAACAACACTAGATATTATGAAGTTAATTAGTAATGGTAGTGCGGATATCTATTTTTACAGCAAGGATAGCTTGCTTTATGCCCTAAAACAGAACCCTATGCCTAACCTAAGAGTTCAAGAATGCTGTAGCAAAGTAGAACCCATGTATTTAGGTTTCTCACTAAATTCCAAAAATTACAATAAGATTCCAAATAAAAACTATGATGCCAATCAACCAATCAGTGCTACAAATTCACCCGTAACGTTCAGCCCAGATTCTATTGCAAAAAAACTCTCCGATGCATTGGCGGACATGAAAAAAGAGGGCGTGACATCCGAAATATACAAAAAGTACTACTAA
- a CDS encoding substrate-binding periplasmic protein — translation MDKYRKIWVFALTLLFSNLANAETLVAHCRDRSPELIPTHNGCSGPVAEIIDIASNRIGLEVSWITVPWARTIKVAEYGGVDIIPRHSMNQIREAFLNGVAYGYQKRNVYYMISPQTDVEVNDLSDLEGLKVGALRGSFYSENFANAQHFKKLFFNNTEQIIRMLNKGRIDVAVMSSNHHEEKFRAESGLRQARYVDVFYNGRYISMPIESPMVKHWPMLKEQIDEMRTDGDIEKIFKKYHIPPPEQK, via the coding sequence TTGGATAAATATAGAAAGATATGGGTGTTTGCGCTGACGTTATTGTTTTCTAATCTAGCAAACGCAGAAACATTAGTAGCCCACTGTAGAGACAGGTCTCCAGAACTGATACCTACACACAATGGCTGCAGTGGTCCCGTAGCTGAAATTATTGATATAGCATCAAATCGAATCGGTCTAGAAGTTTCTTGGATTACAGTTCCTTGGGCTAGAACCATCAAAGTAGCTGAATATGGTGGCGTTGATATCATCCCGAGGCACTCTATGAATCAGATACGTGAAGCCTTTTTAAACGGCGTTGCATACGGCTATCAAAAACGTAACGTATATTACATGATATCCCCACAAACAGATGTTGAAGTTAATGATCTGAGTGACCTCGAAGGGCTAAAAGTTGGCGCGTTGAGAGGAAGTTTTTACTCTGAAAACTTTGCTAACGCACAACACTTTAAAAAGCTCTTTTTCAACAATACGGAACAGATTATTAGAATGCTTAACAAAGGTCGGATAGATGTTGCGGTCATGTCCTCAAATCATCATGAAGAAAAATTTCGCGCCGAATCAGGCCTACGCCAAGCCCGCTATGTGGATGTATTTTACAACGGAAGATATATCAGTATGCCAATAGAATCACCTATGGTTAAGCATTGGCCTATGTTAAAAGAACAAATTGACGAAATGAGAACTGATGGAGATATAGAAAAAATCTTCAAGAAATATCACATCCCACCTCCCGAACAGAAATAA
- a CDS encoding regulator, which yields MKRKHSHCTQLDEFGIFTKINCTLTIKQVAELCFKSVRTVTTWNQGKRPIPPECIRLIRIYESRELGIGKPWQGFQMIGERLALPTGQMVEPQQIIIALGVLEVSAPREQAKASQLLRYSRVLAQYKR from the coding sequence ATGAAACGTAAGCACAGCCATTGCACTCAACTCGATGAATTCGGAATTTTCACAAAAATAAACTGCACTCTAACTATAAAGCAAGTCGCTGAACTTTGTTTTAAAAGTGTGAGGACAGTCACCACGTGGAATCAAGGGAAACGACCAATACCACCTGAATGTATCCGGCTTATTCGTATTTACGAGAGTAGGGAACTTGGAATCGGTAAACCTTGGCAGGGGTTTCAAATGATAGGAGAGCGTTTGGCTTTACCTACTGGGCAGATGGTAGAACCGCAGCAAATAATAATCGCTTTAGGTGTACTAGAGGTATCAGCACCGAGAGAACAAGCGAAAGCATCTCAACTTCTTAGATACTCTAGAGTTTTGGCTCAATACAAGAGATAG
- a CDS encoding IS256 family transposase — protein sequence MTDNTVVSLNTPQDPLTELIRQGARDLISQAVEAELQQLLTQYQNTMVDGKQAIVRNGFLPERTLQTGVGDVEVQIPKVRDRSGNGVKFNSSLIPPYLKRTKNIATLLPLLYLKGISTGDMLPALESLLGKDAKGLSANSICRLKEQWHEEYEQWRKRDLGKRRYVYVWADGIYCHVRMDDKLCLLVIIGVDDTGRKEVLGVLDGHRESEASWTELIEQLRAQGLQLAPKLAIGDGALGFWKAVAKCWPQTGQQRCWVHKTANVLNKVPKSVQPRMKEALQDIWMAETRNEAYHAFSTFQKRFEAKYPKATDCLVKDKAEMLAFYDYPAEHWVHIRTTNPIESMFATVRLRTNKTKNCGNRKTTLMMAYKLMRSAETKWRRLRGFKLLADVVKDVRFIDGVKEMETHQQATA from the coding sequence ATGACTGATAATACTGTTGTTTCACTGAATACACCACAAGACCCGCTCACTGAATTGATACGCCAAGGTGCAAGAGACTTAATTTCACAAGCTGTTGAAGCGGAGCTTCAGCAGCTGCTTACTCAATATCAGAATACGATGGTTGACGGCAAACAAGCCATAGTTCGCAATGGTTTCTTACCTGAGAGAACCTTACAAACAGGTGTCGGCGATGTGGAAGTGCAAATTCCTAAGGTACGAGATCGCTCAGGGAATGGTGTTAAATTTAATAGCAGCTTGATACCACCGTATCTCAAGCGAACTAAAAACATAGCAACACTGCTCCCACTGCTCTATCTCAAGGGGATATCGACGGGCGATATGCTACCCGCTCTTGAGTCGCTGCTCGGTAAGGATGCAAAAGGACTCTCAGCCAACAGTATCTGTCGCCTCAAGGAGCAATGGCATGAAGAATACGAGCAGTGGCGCAAACGAGACCTCGGTAAGCGTCGCTATGTCTACGTCTGGGCTGACGGTATTTACTGTCACGTCAGAATGGACGACAAGCTCTGTTTGCTCGTCATTATTGGCGTCGATGACACTGGGCGCAAAGAAGTCCTTGGCGTTCTGGATGGTCATCGAGAGTCAGAAGCAAGTTGGACGGAACTCATTGAGCAGTTACGAGCACAGGGATTACAGTTAGCACCAAAGCTAGCCATCGGAGATGGCGCACTTGGTTTCTGGAAAGCGGTTGCTAAGTGCTGGCCTCAAACGGGTCAGCAGCGTTGCTGGGTACATAAGACAGCGAATGTGCTTAACAAGGTGCCCAAAAGTGTTCAGCCTAGGATGAAGGAAGCACTGCAAGATATCTGGATGGCAGAGACCAGGAATGAGGCTTATCATGCCTTCTCAACCTTCCAGAAGCGCTTCGAAGCCAAGTACCCAAAAGCAACGGACTGCTTGGTGAAAGACAAAGCTGAAATGTTAGCGTTCTACGATTACCCAGCAGAGCACTGGGTTCATATCAGGACGACGAACCCGATAGAATCAATGTTCGCCACAGTACGCTTGCGCACGAACAAGACGAAGAACTGTGGAAACAGAAAGACTACGTTGATGATGGCTTACAAGTTAATGCGCAGTGCAGAGACGAAGTGGCGTCGTCTACGAGGTTTTAAACTCCTGGCTGATGTTGTGAAAGATGTTCGCTTCATCGATGGGGTGAAAGAAATGGAGACTCATCAACAGGCTACTGCATGA
- a CDS encoding HNH endonuclease — protein sequence MADIEKQVVFSKEQKILIEEIVKDDDFSHTDWYKEEKKKSLQELRSHIRKHYRTEQRRKCTYCKREVSVQSASNCQVEHIAPKEKYKDYMFHPKNLCVSCADCNAIKWCHDTIKPLKNSERKRYPSSSGAFLLVHPHFDNYADHIDIFNDRWYIDKTEKGHFTIGLCKLNQRSVDFGYYEPDEIMVLAEELRDAKAKGSSKLIDLIKERMLKLLDE from the coding sequence ATGGCTGATATTGAGAAGCAAGTGGTATTTTCTAAGGAACAGAAAATACTGATTGAGGAAATAGTTAAAGATGATGATTTCTCTCACACTGACTGGTACAAGGAGGAAAAAAAGAAGTCGTTGCAAGAGTTAAGATCGCATATCCGTAAGCATTATAGAACTGAGCAGCGACGGAAATGCACTTATTGCAAAAGAGAAGTCAGTGTCCAATCGGCCTCAAATTGCCAAGTTGAGCATATTGCACCAAAAGAAAAATATAAAGATTATATGTTTCATCCTAAAAATTTATGTGTTTCTTGTGCTGATTGTAATGCAATTAAGTGGTGCCATGACACTATCAAACCATTGAAAAATAGTGAAAGAAAGAGATATCCATCTTCATCTGGAGCATTCTTGTTAGTTCACCCGCACTTTGACAACTACGCCGATCATATCGATATTTTCAACGACCGTTGGTATATTGATAAAACAGAAAAAGGTCATTTCACTATTGGGCTGTGCAAATTGAATCAGCGCTCAGTTGACTTTGGTTATTATGAGCCTGATGAAATTATGGTGTTAGCAGAAGAGCTTCGAGACGCGAAAGCGAAAGGTTCGAGTAAACTAATAGACTTAATCAAAGAGCGAATGTTAAAGCTACTTGATGAATGA
- a CDS encoding ATP-binding protein, protein MIILGELMAFRARTIGNTSLYKGENSAENAFTLVIGDNGCGKTQLLLDICNYYQMLYGELLNSESADISIIRREYFNQNYKWGAIEKAFGQQVPQKLICASTSQFEKFNENWRLKNDFVQGGYYAYIGSKPFIPDRLPSTRIASTALNQLLARDTYDTRKIQSLRQFLLSFGFDDVLKISLEPVFSIEEFDKVKNGDDSLALETQIALRNAYEHFELKDFNELNTLVAFIFEEPELLLCFGDSGVSLNSVDKNNQIPYSSRELADLLMSGLVSVADIETVNGQCFSKQGLSENARVRPLASRSSGEQCLFLLFLGIISSIDDNSLILIDEPEISLHPSWQQRFVEILNKSLNTYSGCHFVIATHSPLIVSDIAVKNCEILDMTEQVLTNASEHSFRSSDYHLATLFHNPGHSNEFLIKTAIYIFSKVKAVKKFETQDLEKLRMLNDQLSLLHKDDPVIELFEMLNEVYHKYG, encoded by the coding sequence ATGATAATTTTAGGTGAGTTAATGGCATTTAGAGCTCGCACAATCGGTAATACCTCTCTATATAAGGGTGAAAATTCAGCTGAGAATGCCTTCACTTTGGTAATTGGAGACAACGGTTGCGGAAAAACCCAGTTGTTGCTTGACATCTGTAACTACTACCAAATGCTATATGGTGAATTGTTAAATTCAGAATCTGCTGATATTAGCATAATACGTCGAGAGTACTTTAATCAGAATTACAAATGGGGGGCTATAGAAAAAGCATTTGGGCAACAAGTTCCCCAAAAGTTAATTTGTGCTTCAACTAGCCAGTTTGAAAAATTCAATGAAAACTGGAGGTTAAAGAATGACTTTGTACAAGGCGGGTATTATGCATACATTGGCTCTAAGCCCTTTATTCCTGACCGACTACCCTCTACACGTATTGCATCAACGGCTTTGAACCAGCTTCTTGCGAGGGATACTTATGACACTCGAAAAATACAGTCTCTTCGGCAGTTTTTGTTAAGTTTTGGTTTTGATGACGTTCTGAAAATTAGTTTAGAACCTGTTTTTTCCATTGAAGAGTTCGATAAGGTTAAAAATGGCGATGATAGTCTTGCTCTAGAAACTCAAATAGCACTTAGAAATGCATATGAACATTTTGAGCTTAAGGATTTCAACGAACTCAATACCTTAGTGGCATTTATCTTTGAAGAGCCTGAACTTTTGCTGTGTTTCGGCGATTCTGGTGTATCTCTCAACTCTGTAGATAAAAATAACCAGATTCCATACTCTTCAAGAGAACTAGCAGACCTGTTGATGTCAGGGCTAGTCAGCGTGGCTGATATAGAAACAGTCAATGGCCAATGTTTTAGTAAGCAAGGGTTATCAGAGAATGCTAGAGTGCGACCATTAGCTTCTAGAAGTTCTGGTGAGCAATGTCTGTTCTTATTGTTTCTAGGTATTATCTCATCAATTGATGACAATTCGTTAATATTGATAGATGAGCCAGAAATTAGCTTACACCCTTCTTGGCAACAAAGGTTTGTTGAAATTTTAAACAAATCTCTTAATACATATTCAGGATGTCATTTTGTTATTGCAACTCACTCCCCGCTTATTGTTTCAGATATTGCGGTTAAGAATTGTGAAATATTAGACATGACAGAACAGGTGCTTACAAACGCTTCTGAGCATAGTTTCCGCTCATCTGATTATCATCTCGCCACTTTATTTCACAATCCGGGTCATAGTAATGAGTTCCTTATAAAAACAGCTATTTATATATTTTCTAAAGTAAAAGCAGTAAAGAAATTTGAGACTCAAGATTTAGAGAAGCTCAGAATGCTCAACGATCAACTATCTTTGCTACATAAAGATGACCCGGTTATAGAATTATTCGAAATGCTCAATGAGGTTTATCACAAATATGGCTGA
- a CDS encoding regulator encodes MKYHQMTKNYIFRKLECGLTKNQTATLCCKSVRTINLWDSGAQIPEECKRLMRMCKGRELSPSEDWQQFRMHYDRLELPTGQLVSPQQILLGIALAEINSELEIKTSTHVVKLARAIADIKVRTLKEPSF; translated from the coding sequence ATGAAGTACCATCAAATGACCAAAAACTACATATTCAGAAAGCTGGAATGTGGACTCACAAAAAATCAAACAGCTACATTGTGTTGTAAATCAGTAAGAACCATTAACCTATGGGATTCCGGCGCTCAAATTCCAGAAGAATGTAAGCGTTTGATGCGAATGTGTAAGGGCAGGGAACTCAGTCCGTCAGAAGATTGGCAGCAATTTCGGATGCACTACGACAGGTTAGAACTACCAACAGGACAGCTAGTATCACCGCAACAAATACTGTTAGGCATTGCACTGGCCGAGATTAACTCCGAGTTAGAAATCAAAACGTCTACTCATGTGGTAAAACTCGCAAGAGCCATTGCCGATATCAAAGTTCGCACACTCAAAGAACCGTCGTTTTAA
- a CDS encoding secretin N-terminal domain-containing protein, with amino-acid sequence MSRQAKRVSFLLLLLLSFSVLANEPTTFETSNTPISEFVSWYAAESGQTIVLGHGVTGTVNFTAKDLKPSEYPAFFNSVLRSHGYMLNIENGIYVVRPNAHTIAEVEPSFVKLYRLDHVRNTKVTGLISSMLSATQTQSVNNQPIKNYNVEVLPTTNAVIITGTRNQLEQIDALMKGIDRPQRQVFIEAVITETSIDKSHEVGVNLEAAFNKAGFITNTVVADLTSDNVVMYDSGNFDALVKAISSDENAKLLSRPNMLIMDRERGYITVGQNVPFIIAKEVTDGGNTIQQIERKDVGVSLDVIPHILGDEVILQIAQESQSVTNSTAAADIITNKRTLRTVVKVKSQQTIVLGGLISDEEKVSESGVPVLKDIPVLGWFFSSEKTVHQQKELRVVIKTTVL; translated from the coding sequence ATGAGCAGACAAGCAAAGCGCGTCAGTTTCCTATTGCTGCTTCTATTGTCTTTTTCAGTGTTGGCTAATGAACCGACGACCTTTGAAACATCGAATACTCCGATATCTGAATTTGTATCATGGTATGCCGCTGAATCCGGCCAAACCATTGTGCTCGGCCACGGTGTGACAGGAACGGTCAACTTTACGGCCAAAGATTTAAAGCCAAGCGAGTACCCTGCTTTCTTTAACTCCGTACTCCGCTCTCATGGCTACATGCTCAACATTGAAAATGGGATTTATGTTGTTAGGCCAAATGCTCATACGATAGCCGAAGTCGAACCGTCGTTCGTAAAGCTATACCGTTTAGATCATGTAAGAAACACGAAGGTGACGGGCTTAATTTCCTCAATGCTGAGTGCCACGCAAACACAAAGCGTGAATAATCAACCTATCAAGAACTACAACGTGGAAGTGCTGCCGACAACGAATGCGGTGATCATTACTGGAACACGTAACCAGTTAGAACAAATCGACGCTCTTATGAAAGGCATCGACCGACCGCAGCGCCAAGTGTTTATCGAAGCGGTCATTACCGAAACCTCAATCGACAAGTCACACGAAGTCGGCGTTAACCTTGAGGCTGCATTTAACAAAGCAGGATTTATTACCAATACCGTCGTAGCAGATTTAACCTCTGATAATGTTGTGATGTATGACAGCGGAAACTTCGACGCACTAGTTAAAGCTATATCGAGTGACGAAAATGCCAAACTACTTTCAAGGCCAAACATGTTAATCATGGATAGAGAGCGTGGCTATATAACTGTTGGTCAGAATGTCCCTTTTATAATTGCTAAAGAAGTGACCGACGGTGGTAACACCATTCAACAAATAGAACGCAAAGATGTGGGTGTGTCACTCGATGTTATCCCACATATCTTAGGTGATGAAGTCATTCTACAAATCGCTCAAGAGTCTCAATCCGTTACGAACTCCACCGCTGCAGCCGATATCATCACCAATAAAAGAACACTTAGAACGGTGGTGAAAGTGAAAAGCCAGCAGACCATTGTCCTTGGCGGCCTAATCTCCGATGAGGAAAAAGTGAGTGAATCAGGGGTGCCCGTTCTCAAAGACATCCCCGTATTAGGTTGGTTTTTCAGCTCAGAAAAGACTGTTCATCAGCAAAAAGAATTGCGTGTAGTGATTAAAACGACGGTTCTTTGA